The Saccharothrix variisporea genome has a segment encoding these proteins:
- the hisC gene encoding histidinol-phosphate transaminase, with protein MTVRTRADLSALPSYVPGKTIPGAIKLASNEVSAGPLPSVVRAIADAATAVNRYPDNAATDLVARLGDKLGVAPERVAVGCGSVTLCQQVVQATCTEVDEVVFPWRSFEAYPIITQVVGAQQVRVPLTAGHGLDLDAMAAAITPKTRLVFVCNPNNPTGTALRTEQIEAFIERVPRDALVVIDEAYREFVDDDAVPDGVELAKRQWAAGRDNVAVLRTFSKAYGLAGLRVGYAVASPEVAETLRKVYVPFSVNALAQVAAIASLDAEDELMARCRAIVGERARVRSELLAAGFEVPKSQANFVWLPLGERTAAFNEHCLAHKVVVRAFVGEGARVTIGEPEENDAFLAAAKSF; from the coding sequence ATGACCGTGCGAACCCGCGCAGACCTCTCCGCGCTACCCAGTTACGTGCCCGGCAAAACCATCCCCGGCGCGATCAAGCTGGCCAGCAACGAGGTGTCGGCCGGACCGCTGCCCAGCGTGGTGCGGGCGATCGCGGACGCGGCCACCGCCGTGAACCGCTACCCCGACAACGCCGCCACCGACCTCGTGGCTCGGCTGGGCGACAAGCTCGGTGTGGCGCCGGAGCGGGTGGCCGTGGGCTGCGGTTCCGTGACGCTGTGCCAGCAGGTGGTGCAGGCCACCTGCACGGAGGTCGACGAGGTGGTGTTCCCGTGGCGCTCCTTCGAGGCGTACCCGATCATCACCCAGGTCGTCGGCGCGCAGCAGGTGCGCGTGCCGCTGACCGCCGGGCACGGGCTCGACCTGGACGCGATGGCCGCCGCGATCACGCCGAAGACCCGGCTGGTGTTCGTGTGCAACCCCAACAACCCGACCGGCACGGCGCTGCGCACCGAGCAGATCGAGGCGTTCATCGAGCGGGTGCCGCGTGACGCGCTGGTCGTGATCGACGAGGCCTACCGGGAGTTCGTGGACGACGACGCCGTCCCGGACGGGGTGGAGCTGGCCAAGCGGCAGTGGGCGGCGGGTCGGGACAACGTGGCCGTGCTGCGCACGTTCTCCAAGGCCTACGGCCTGGCCGGGCTGCGCGTGGGTTACGCCGTGGCCTCGCCGGAGGTGGCCGAGACGCTGCGCAAGGTCTACGTGCCGTTCAGCGTGAACGCGCTGGCGCAGGTGGCCGCGATCGCGTCGCTGGACGCCGAGGACGAGCTGATGGCGCGGTGCCGGGCGATCGTCGGCGAGCGGGCGCGGGTGCGGTCGGAGCTGCTGGCGGCCGGGTTCGAGGTGCCGAAGTCGCAGGCGAACTTCGTGTGGCTGCCGCTGGGCGAGCGCACCGCCGCGTTCAACGAGCACTGCTTGGCGCACAAGGTGGTCGTGCGCGCGTTCGTCGGTGAAGGCGCCCGGGTGACGATCGGCGAGCCGGAGGAGAACGACGCCTTCCTGGCCGCCGCGAAGTCGTTCTAG
- a CDS encoding dienelactone hydrolase family protein, with amino-acid sequence MTPTRTETLSLTDGRTLRLTVAEPENAVRGGIVVLHEARGVTDTVRGLVSSLAGEGWLAVAPHLYHGAEDEPADADERAGRLSGESVLADTDVAFVWLGQQGVSSDRLGVMGFDLGGSVAMVVAGSRSIGAAVTVGGGGILEPLSEGLPSLVEVAEELACPWLGLYGDDDAEIPFSDVEKLRDAAASAPVATDVVRFEHTSHRFDTTPSASAEAWQRALNWFDSHLR; translated from the coding sequence ATGACACCTACCCGCACCGAGACGCTCTCGCTCACCGACGGCCGCACGCTGCGGCTGACCGTCGCCGAGCCGGAGAACGCCGTCCGCGGCGGCATCGTCGTGCTGCACGAGGCGCGCGGCGTGACCGACACCGTCCGGGGACTGGTGAGCAGCCTCGCCGGCGAGGGGTGGCTCGCGGTCGCCCCGCACCTCTACCACGGCGCCGAGGACGAGCCGGCGGACGCGGACGAGCGGGCGGGCAGGCTGTCCGGCGAGTCGGTGCTGGCCGACACGGACGTGGCGTTCGTGTGGCTCGGACAGCAGGGCGTGAGCAGCGACCGGCTCGGCGTCATGGGCTTCGACCTGGGCGGATCGGTCGCGATGGTGGTTGCGGGAAGCCGAAGCATCGGCGCCGCGGTCACCGTCGGTGGCGGCGGCATCCTCGAACCGCTGTCCGAGGGGCTGCCCTCCCTGGTGGAGGTCGCGGAGGAGTTGGCGTGCCCGTGGCTCGGGCTGTACGGGGACGACGACGCGGAGATCCCGTTCTCGGACGTGGAGAAGCTCCGGGACGCCGCCGCGTCGGCTCCGGTGGCGACCGACGTGGTCCGCTTCGAGCACACCAGCCACCGGTTCGACACCACCCCGTCCGCCAGCGCCGAGGCCTGGCAGCGGGCGCTCAACTGGTTCGACTCCCACCTGCGCTGA